From the Bacteroidetes bacterium SB0662_bin_6 genome, one window contains:
- a CDS encoding HigA family addiction module antidote protein, translating to MRDPIHPGETLREDLDALDMSAAELARRIEVPVNHITEILNGRRSITGDTALRLGRYFGTSGEFWLNLQKLYELRLADHAGSFASRWRGRLQSAGRDDARYAALVRKYL from the coding sequence ATGCGCGACCCTATCCATCCGGGCGAGACCCTGCGCGAGGATCTTGATGCGCTCGACATGAGCGCGGCAGAGCTCGCGCGGCGCATTGAGGTGCCGGTGAACCACATTACCGAAATACTCAACGGCCGCCGCTCGATCACCGGCGATACGGCATTGCGCCTGGGGCGCTACTTTGGCACCTCGGGAGAATTCTGGCTCAACCTTCAGAAGCTCTACGAACTGCGGCTCGCGGATCACGCTGGATCTTTCGCTTCGCGTTGGCGCGGCCGACTGCAGTCGGCGGGGCGCGACGATGCGCGCTACGCGGCGCTCGTCAGGAAATACCTGTAA
- a CDS encoding helix-turn-helix domain-containing protein yields the protein MATKYNTTAPSVGAELGRRLAQLRLARNVTQKTLAREAGIGLRTLRRLEAGQPTSLDSFLRVALALGLGDALLAALPSHAIRPIERVERRGVERRRARPKRAETSNAPWTWEHQSLD from the coding sequence ATGGCTACTAAATACAATACAACTGCACCGAGTGTAGGCGCTGAACTGGGCCGGCGCCTGGCGCAGCTGCGCCTTGCGAGAAATGTGACCCAAAAGACTCTGGCGCGCGAAGCCGGTATTGGACTGCGAACGCTTCGCCGGCTGGAAGCCGGGCAGCCTACCAGCCTTGACAGTTTCCTGCGGGTGGCACTCGCGCTAGGGCTTGGCGACGCCTTGCTGGCGGCTCTGCCTTCACACGCGATCCGGCCGATCGAGCGCGTTGAACGCCGCGGTGTCGAACGTCGCCGCGCCCGCCCGAAGCGCGCGGAAACGTCGAACGCGCCCTGGACCTGGGAACACCAATCGCTCGACTGA